aagaaaaacaaaagcaattgAGACCAGGTGAAAGCAGCTTGATAATATACACAGAGAGATGATATGAGCTGCCAGCGCAGAGCTCACTCCTTACGTCCTGGGATACTGCACAAGCTCCCAATCTTATGCTGATGGAAATTGGAACTGAGAGTTACGTCTTCAAAGCAAAATACATAgtgaaatgaacattttttttttttattaagtggCATAAACACTCAATGTGCCTTGAGAAGAACCCCATGTGAAGTGCTTTAAAAGGAAAAGCTTGCAAGTGTTCTCTGGTGGCATCTCTGAAAGACACAGTTAAAGATTATTTGTCTGTGAGAGGACAATTGAAGATCAGTAcagcagattttaaaaacagcattgcactaaAACCCCAGTCAGTTATTTGCAGTTTTTTGGGTGGTCTGAAAGTGGAGAGTTTCCTGCTTTTAAAGTAGCTCACCTTCATTGCCATTCATGGAACAAAGTTTCAGAAATCAATGTATCGAACGCTTCAGAAAATTATTAAATGCTGTTTTGCAGGTCCTCTCCCACAAAGCAATGGATTTGAAAGTATGATTAACTGCTGTCATACACATTAATTTATTCTAAATAGGTTGCTTAAGTCCTCTGTTGTATTGATCATGTGGTGCTGTGGCTTGGAGTTAGAAAAACAACAGCGTGCTCTCGTTAAGAGACAACTTCAGGTGAGGTAAAGTCTCATCCTGGACTAAACTGAAATCTCTTCAACGGTCTTCACAGTCAAGTGCTAAACAGATAAGACCCTGGCTGAGCACAAGATCTGAAAAGGCCTTGATCCTTTTTCTGCAGggtaaaaaacattaaaattcttTGCACATTTTGGGGAAGTTTTAGTGTGTGATTAGAAGAGGGGTTAACAAATGAATCACTGATATGGAAAAGCAGCTTAGAGTTATGGTGGTTCTCTGAGATAAGGTTAGAGGATGAGCTCTTGCATCCTAAactgttttttgacatttcagttgTGTTGCAGGACACTTTAGGGCGTTATTTTCCAGAAACCGGGCACTAGTTGCATCCTGGAGACCCCAGGGGCAGCTGTTACACTGGTGAGGGCCAATATGGATCCAAAAAATAGTAATACAATGAATAAACTGCAAGTGAATGTGGGTGTGACCAACTAATTTTTGCAATTTTAGTAGCATAAACTAAGCACTACAGCTGAAAAAAGCACTACACCTTCGTGATTTGCCACAACCATACAAAAACTACAGTAACTTATCTGgcaataaaatctgtttttaatgttcctgtgttATTGTATTTAGTGTGTTTACAGAGCTCATACTGTGAAtagctaaaaaataaaaaacacaaaacagccaGGTCATTACCAAAAATATATGCTGCCATCTGATGAATATGCATTAGGACTGTCTTTGTACTACAGCTGGTTTTACACCAGCACAAAAATAAGCCCCTACttacttttgttttctgcttttctttccttaAAGGGAAGAACAGCAATAAGAATACACAAGCAgttgatattaaaaaaaaaattatccttCTTGATGCTGAGTACACTTTTTATCAAAGAGGCCTCTCTCAGTTTCGTTGCAGAAATTAAAGATGCAAGAGtagacagcagcacagaggctgGGAGAGGAGTGTGAGGcaacaagacaataaaaaacaatggCCTTGTGGTCCGATACATAGAATCATAATTAAACTGTTATCAGTTTGGATAGCTCAGCTTTGGAGGTCTGTTTGTAATACACAAAGCAGAGGGGTGTTGCTATTAATTGGGACTCAggagaaatttaaaaatcagTTCTGTCGATAGTTGCCACCGGTGAACTATTGCAGTGAACTCTGAGGAGgtcaaaattaaaacagaaagaaattgCTTGGGGTCATTTCAAGTGGTGAATTCTCAATAAAGCGTTATTTGGTTTTGTTATGGAAAACATCGGCAGACTGCTGACAAAAAAACATGGGAAAGGTCAGTGGTGACGAATCGGATGGATTTGAACATTATCCTAAATTCACCTAACACTTTGATGCACCAGTTTGCAGAAGAGCTGTTTGTCAAGCTGCTGACCAGGCAGCATAATACCTCACAAATATAGAATTAACATATCCTCTTATCTTACACTTGTATCATGCAGTATACACTGACACTCACATGAAGCTTAGTTTTAAAGTTCATCTCTTGGTCCGCATAGAGTCTGTATGCATGGATGCAGTTACTAACTCTAAATTAATTTGAAGCAGAAGCCGTGGTTGACTTTTAATCCACTGGCATTATGAATGTGCATTGTGTTTTGAATATCAAGCATGTCGGGAAGTATCATGCTAAATTATTTGCTTTGAGGATATTCACCGTGACAATCTGGCACTAGAACAAGCAGAGAGCAAGTAAAGACTGTCAGTTCTAAAAGCTACAAAGTAAATCTGTTATATAAATGATTATTGATGTCATTTTGTAAAGCCCATCATTGGCCCTGgccattctttaaaaaaaacaaacaaacaaacactcctGATTTGTTGATTTCAAGTGCTGCAGCAGTGATGGAAGTTTAGAGCAGCCTCTGTCAAATTGGTTGGTTCAGGCTTCAATACACAACACAGTGGACACTTGTCCTCCATCCTTATATTGCATGCAGGTCTACAaccctctgtgttttctgttatcCCAGTCAGTTCCCATCCACATCAGCGCTAAGACATCAGCATCAGATGAGTTATTTTCTAGGGTTTGGATGGAAAGATGTCCTTGGCAAAGAATGCATTCTGTATGTTTTttagcttagcagaaagactCAGAATAGGGAAACGCACCTACCAGCACCTTGCTAATAAACAGGcatatctcatttgttttatgtgtaCACCAAAGTTTAAAACTGTCAAGCTGCTGTTTTATGAGGGGTTATTGGGAGGACTGTTTCCTCACCCTGAGCAGTTGCCAGGTGACTGCAAAGACTCCAGAAAGTACTTGCTTAGAGCCAAGAAATAATCCAGTACATAGCTGCCTGTCAAACAGTGCAttgttatttttacagttaGGTTCTGAAACATGTTAATGAGTGAGCTTTAGAGCTGAGGATAGGTGGATTTTGGTACATAGGTGTAGCCTCATATGTTTGTCCTGAGTGTTTGCATATATAGAGCAAGGAAAAAAACGTAAAATGCATTGCTGTAATAGTGAAAGTGACTAATGGCCACTGGGTAGATTAAAGGGATTGGGAGACATGGACACTTGCTCGTTGTCAGTGAGGAGTTACAGATCTTTTCCATCTAATTAGATGTAGAAACTGATTCTGACGCCCTTCTTCATCCTTcatccttcatcctcctcttcctccttcatgGTGTCCTTGCTTGTTTGGGTGTCTCACGCTGAATTGTAATGTGTTCTTCAGGCGACTCTCCAGTTCTGCGTTGTCAAACCCATCATGGCAGTCATCACCATCATCCTCCAGGCCTTTGGCAAATATCATGATGGAGATTTTAAGTGAGCAGCACCTCTCTTTGCATTTCATTCTTCATGTATCTTATGCATCCATGCCATTGCCAGCAGGcttgtttactgtttatgtgtATACGGAAACATTTTGCAAATGGAGATAATTATATCACCTCTTCACAGCAGgcacaatgaaaatgtttggaattaaagttttattttaaagctgaaagtGCTGGGTTCAAACTTTGCAGGTACTCTGCTGCATGTTGTCCCAGTGGTGTCTCTGTCCTAACCATAATCACAGCCTCTTGGGTATTGATGGTATTGCAAAAAATAATTTAGAAGTTTTTGCAATATGGACTAAAGAAATTATATCGCAAGTTTTCTCCAAGTGTAGTAAGTGTTCTGAAATGAAGCCCCCTAATTCTTATTGTATGTTACACTCGGTGAAGCATGGTATTACAAAGCCAGAtgtattgtttcatttcatactTTTACTTTGGATGTCAAGTGATGCAAAGGCTGCGGATAAATTGCAGACTGACAAATTTAATTTTAGTGGCTCTCAGTGCTTCAGATGAGCCAATAAGGGTCTCAACAGAATATGAAAGGGTAATATATTCAATAAAATTGCCTTTAGAGTGTAATCAAAAGCTATAAAATCTGCAGCCCATAAACTCCGTCTGACTGATTTTCAGgtgctcttctcctcctctcagttCAGTATCTCTTTCTGAAGAATCAGCTGTGACAACACTTGTTTCTAAACTacacaggaaaagcacagagttCAACGAGGGCTTGAGACAGAAGTTTCCAATCAGCTTTATATCGTCACCCTGTTACTGTCGAGCCGAAAGATGACATGATTAAATTCTTCCTGCTTATTTCTCTAAATACTTCAACAGCAAAATTAGCAGGcagaaataattgttttttttttcatgtctttctttAAGCTCTGTCGCAAAGCCGTGATGATTGTTTACTTATATGCTTCCATCCAAGCATGCCCTCTATACGGCATAAGTATAGAGTAGTAATTAGAGTAATTAGTATAGTCACAGCTGAGTCCTCAGAGAAGCTCCACAGAATGCAAAAAAGGCAAGGGTGACAATAAAATATAGACAAATCTGCCTGTTTATCAGATGTGTCCTGAAATTAGAAGGACGTGTTCAAACAGCCTTTATTAACTGCTTGTTCATGAAGAGGACAGAAAGGCTTTATTTCCTGGTGTCCAATGTAATATGTCTGATAATATCATCAAATATAAGCTGGAGTGGagtcaaaacatgaaaaaaattattGCTGTTAGAGAACTTTGGGAAGTCACCGTACATGGGCTCGTCATATGATCACGGatggaaaaatgtcacatcGTTGTAAATTTACCACATTTGTAAAGATAGCGattctccttctctgtttctgtgcagcgTCAATGGAGGATACCTGTATATCACAATCATCTACAACTTCTCAGTCAGCCTGGCCCTCTacgctctcttcctcttcttcttcgcGACAAGTGACCTGCTCAGACCGTACGAACCAGTGCTCAAATTCCTCACAATTAAATCTGTCATCTTCTTATCCTTTTGGCAAGGTAAGTCCatccctctgcttttttttgttgtatctGTACCAGTACATATAAGCATAAACTAATCATGAAAATGTTGCTGCTTTGTAGGAATGGTCCTTGCCATCTTGGAACGCTGTGGCGTCATCCCCAACGCCCTCTTCATCGATGGACAAGAGGTCGGCGCTGGCACCGTGGCAGCAGGCTGGCAGAATTTCATTATCTGCATCGAAATGTTCTTTGCTGCCATTGCCCTCCGATATGCCTTCACCTGCACCGTCtaccaggagaaaaaaaatgaagtgccAGGTGAGCGCTGTAGTCAGTGCAGAGAGCAGCGAAAAGCTTGAACGTCTTGTCCTCGCCTTGAAAATATGTTGACATGCTCCGAGGCTAATTGCCCTTCTCCCCCACAGAATAAGCACTGGCAGGGGCTTGAAAGTGTTAGCAGTAACAGTAGCCTAATTGCTTTGTTTTATGCCTTTTTCAGCCATTTAGACCAGATAAGCTAATTTTTTTAAGTTAGATTCCACAATCAATCCCTCTATTTTAACTAATAACCAAGCTGGAATGTCAGCATATTAGCAAATTTGTATTTCAGTGTAGTGCTGTCGTGAGCAATGTGTCAGTCAGGTTGGAAGTCAGCAGGGGTAGCCATCAGCCTAAGGGACAGAAGACAGTTACCATTAAATCaaagcagaggaagatgaagaggaattCAAAGTACAGTACAGAAAATACCGGGCAGCGAGCGGCAACCGTTTGACGTCAATGCTGCTTGCAAGTAAAAGACAAATGGAAGCCAAGGGAAAAGCCCTGTGCAGTGATATCAATcattctgccattttttttcctgccataGGAAACCCTCTGTCCCCTTGAGCTGTTTAATATGCAGAATTACTGGAAGTGATGGTGAAAACTCAAATTTCTGTATCAGTTTATCAgcattttaatatgttttttttgtttgttttttttttaatcaagatGGAAATCAAAGAAGGCAAAGACATAAAATTAATGCCCATTTGGAAAGAAATTCATTATTCATCTTGCTGTCCAGTtaaacatataataataataataataatcttgcTCCACAATGTTGGACAGCTCATCAttaaattccctctttgtgttattTCTTCAGCCATCCTTTCTCCTCTTATAACAGAACTTCTTGGCTCTAATATAAACAGTCGAGTTCTGCTGCTTGCACCCCCACCCTCGGGGGCTGATGTGTGTGATTGCAGAGGTTGCAGCACCCCTGGTTTACCGTTCCTCTGCTTCAGCCCTGCAGACCAGGCAGGCAGGCTGTAAGAAAGAACTCAGCAGACCGTGCCTAAATGCCTTGTACTCCCACCCCACCTTGCCCTTCTCTTTGCCACCTCCAATCCATTCCAGACAGCACTGCCAGTGACCCTGAAACAGAAGGCTGTGGATGTCTGCcggctctctctctttctttttgctttggACACCCTTTTAGTTCTTGGGTAAATTCAACCTGGCTCACAGCTGGGTGCTAAGGGACCATCGTTGGAAATGGTGGCTGTGACTGAATTCTGTTCAATCCACTAATATACTGCAGCCTGTGAAAAGGCCATGAGGCCAAAGAAATAAATCATGCCTATttagtgatttttattttttaatcttttgataTTACTGCTGCTGTGTAGCAATAAACAATTAATTTAAAGGCACTGAAAGTATTTTTTCCTCAATCAGCTTATTCTAAAAGATGTGGTTATATGTGAACACAAAATCTTCTGCTTGAGATTAGCTGAGTTTTTGGAGTGATAAGCACTTAgtaatttatcaagcaaaaatgtattttatctgtTGTTGGTGCCATTTGAAGATGGTACTCTGAGCTATGGGAACTTGTGATATTTGTcccattttttgacattttattggtAGACAATGACAATACAAACAATATATAACTGTAATTACTAGTATTTTATCTAGTATATACCTCAACTCCAATTGTGAAACCAGTATGCTGCCACGGCATTCAAGCATTTTGCTGTAATTCCTCTTCAAGAAATAATATTAGTAATTCACTGAAAGCATTTTTACTCACAAGTCTTTATTTCTCTGACATCTTCTTCCCCTTATTTGTATTCAGATGCACAGAATGATCCCCATGCTTCTGAACACAAATAAGCAGCTTTAAATCAAGGATTTAAAGCGACAACATCTTAGTCACATCCGTTTTTGTGTGACCAATTAACTCCCTCTGTCCCTGTACACGTGTTGTTTCTGCAGAGAACATCCCCCCAATGCAGAGCATCTCCAGCGGGCTCAAGGAGACCATAAACCCTGGAGACATGGTGCAGGATGCCATCCACAACTTCTCCCCGGCCTACCAGCAGTACACCCAGCAGTCCACGCAGGAGGTGGTCCAGCCCAGTACGAATGGAAAAGTGGCCACAAGCAACAAGAGCTCCCGCAAGTCTGACAAAATCATGCTGATTACCTCTGATGATGAATTCTAGACATTTTTCCAGCAAAGTCCAGGTGTTTGTGTCCTTGCCACTCCTATCTCTGACCCCCTGGGGAAACAGCTGTATCGCATATCGCACAGAACTGGATTGAATCCAGGTGTTTAATTTTCATTATCCCAGTATTTAAGATGGACCGCTTACTTCTGTCCTGttttaatgaataatttaagCACCAAGAGGAGGATGAAATTGATAATAGTTTTAAAATCGATGGCTTAATGACCAGAGGACTCATCTGCCAACATCATATCAGTAAGAATCACAGGAAAATGACATATTAGCTTCGCTGTATCAGAGCAGTCTGGAGCTACACGTTTTCTTTGAATCAAGTTGCTGGATGTTCAGCAGTGTCCCTGATCCTGATTCTGCTTCTGTCATTATGTCAGTGCTCGCTCTCTGGCCGTATGAAGTGTGTTCCTCTGATTCATGTCAGTTTCAAAGAGGAGATGATTAATATGTGACTCCAGGTGGGAAGCAGGGGAGCCAGCGATGGCTGGGAATGTCGCTTCATGGACTGTCTCGCATCTGCTTGTTTGAAGTATTTGCTGAGCATTCCGCTGCATGGTTTTCTGTCAAATGGAAGGATTCGTTCAAAGGCACATTAGTTTTGGAGCAGGCACTTCAAACTGCAGACTGTAGCACTTCGCAATCCTTTGTATCTACCACGGCATGGACAAATTGGATAAACCTGTCTCCTACAAAGTGGGAGTTGTATTATTCTCATTAATTTTCCCGGCATGCTAAAGAGCACAATTCAGTGCAACTAGACAGCCGTTAAATAGACATGAACAATCAGTCTTTTTGCAGCTTGCACACTATAACAAATTCTTTTTGCCGAGCCTTTTTGTGTTTGATATGTTCACGCCACTATTCATGCTATAATTCCATCTTCCAGGGATTATGAAATGTGTACAGAAATTGATTGCTGTTAATTCTGCTATTTAATATGTTTAAtttgtgtaaaagaaaaaaaaagtctttgtttgAATTCTGAATTGGGAAGATCTTAATGTATTTAGTGTGTGCAGTTCAGGCGTAGTCAGATCAAACCAAAATCTGTGTGGGGACAGGAGACTTTCTGCAGTTTCTTCTCCCATTGTTTTTACTAGAAATGTTATCTGTGTTTGTCACATGGGAGACATATATCTTTCTAAGTAATTTAGATGTTGAGAAACTGGTTTTGTGTAGCAAGTAACAGTTTGTTGAATTTTGATACCCTCTTGTGCCAATGATAGCTGTCTTTCTGGGAAAGCAGAAATTAATTTACAGTTGGGtacaaaaatatagaaaatagtTGTTGACAAATGTCTTTTAGTCGTGTTTGGCACTCgtgcaaaataaaatttttgTTTTGCCTCTGTAACTCGCATATGTTGAATGGAGTAATTGCGCACTTTTAGATGAGGAAAAAGCTTTATTTGAAagtacaaaaacagacacagcagacctatttaaaggaataatttacCATACTTTAaatcagagcagaaacaaatacagattttatttgtaCATGAGGGTAGTTCATTgagaaaacatgtaaaataaatgaatgtaaaataaaaataatttaggtgtttttttttaataaaattacacaaatcaatgaaataaatataaaatatatatgagAAGAATAATGACAAGCTGTGAAGGGTACATATTCAGTTTATGCTGCCTTATTACTGTCCTTGTTTACAGTCACTCATTAAGCCTCAATATGTTTCCACGAGACTAGAACAAAGAAATTCATTTATCTCTGAAGTACAAATTTAACAAAGAAACTGCTGCGGTTGAACTAACATTCAATGTGTTTCATCCATAGTTTCACCCACAACCATGTAATCCATACACATGCTCCATACCTACTATTACGGAGCTTATTCTAAATTTATAGGCACAAACAATCTCTTCAATCTACAATTTCTAAAACTGACTTTCTACAAGTTAAATACTGTAGCTTGTAGGGCTGGCAAAGCTTGTGTGTGAAAGCTTATTTACTCAAAAGACATGTTTTCAGgaagaaaaatctaaatccaTAACCttgaataacaataataatagtcaAGATATATGAGTGACCTCGTCTCTGTACATACAATTGCATTGTTACGGTtaatataataatgtaaaataaccACTGATATCTTAAACAGTTCTATCACAGATCCTGGGTGTAACAAGCTTCACTCACTTCAACTGTGGGAGGAAAGAAGGCTGTTCAGACCAGTTTTagtaaacatccacggtaggtAATGTTTATGCCTCTTTTCACCCCTAAACTACTCATGTCTACATAATGCTCCCTAaattgatttaaatttttttcttttttgcagctCTGCTTTTATTGTAGTGAAAAAGTGCcttgaagaaaatgtaaattgtgtGGTAAGTACAGCATTTGCTTTTGCAGTAAGATAACCTAAGAGCAACATGTGTTTAAGAGCATGAGTGGACCTCTGCTGGGTCACACTGAATGTAGGATTAACAACAGACTACTTGATTCACCTACAGAGAGGTTTGTCTTTTATCATGGCACAGTACAGAAATAcatagagttttatttttgatgtatGCTGCTAAAAAGCATTCATCTCAGATCCAAATACAGCAATAAGTGCTAAAATTAGACAATGTCTCATTTAACAGCATTCAGTTTTGAAACTTTCCCACAAGAGGTTTTTGTAATGTTCTCAGAAAATGCTTTGAGCATAATTGTCTTGCAAGGTAATGTGCTGAAAAATGACTTGCGTAAACATGTAATGTGTTTCCATAAATTCCTCTAGACTCAGTGACCTTAAATTTAACAGGTCTGGGTGGACAGTCTTTAGCAGCTTGAAACTAGTTACAAAAGCATtgccatcttcatcatcttcatcatttgAAACTGTCGACTGAACTCAATTGTCATCTTTAGAAAAGTAAACCAAATCTAGCACAAAGTCTGACTAGGTTTACATGCAGGTTAACTCTCCATATTAAGagcagattttctctttttctacaTGAAATATTCTCGTTAATTCTTCAACTAATGTCCAAAAGTAGATGTTTGACATAAATTTACAGCTAAATGATCCAGAAATTATGTAAAGTATTTGAATTCTTTGCATAGATACCTCTCAGTTCATTACATTTGAATCTGTATTGACTTTTGATTCATTCCAATATTATAAAGGATTTACAAGCTATGTTGTAAAATAGGACAGATGCACATGTGCTCTTTACTAACAGTGTGAACTAGCAGTTAGAATGTAATTTCCCTGTTTTTAAACGGTTAATTCTTTATCGTTTAGAGATAATTAGCTGCAGCCTGTATGTAACCCTACTCACTGTCTGTCCAACTTGTGAATTAGACAAATAGTAACTGTGCTGAGAAGAACTATTCATGGTGTATAAATACTCACAAAGAAGACTTAAGTTATGAGAATAGTTTTCTCATTGTAAATGTGAATACAACTTTTTCAGAAAAGGGTCAACATCAACATAATTAGACTTCAAAGAATGATTACATAATCACACCACTCCCAGGATAGTAAAAGacataaatatagaaaaatatgtaatatatatatatttttatatactgtatatgcatatAAAACTAAGTATCAGAAAGAGAACATAGGTTGTATCAACATAGAAACcaagtgaaaatacaaaatgagaGTAAGAACACAGCAATGCCCCTGCTTAAAAATCACAGCAGGTTGTACAGCAGCAAAGTTTCCCATACTGTTCTTTGCAGCTATGGAACAGGGGAAGAACAGTCATGTCCTCTTAGCCAAGAGAAAATCCTGACATGAACAATCTCTATTGACTTCACTCCAAATTAGGAATGGATCCTCCGTAAGAACGGCTTGATTTCAAGtgaatttcatatttaaatatctcAAAACGTACAACAGGAGGAAGGTGTTTACTGCATTTATTTGTCATGACACCACCGTTTCTAGAGATGGGTGTCAGGAGTTCTCTTGCAGAAGAGTGTGTCAAAAGCAAAGTAAATAGCTACTGTTTCAGAGTTACCAACACCGGCAGCAGCACTTCTCGTGACCCAGCAGTAGGAATGATTTCTATTTGGACGGAGTTCTCAATGTAAAGTAACAACGGAGGCAGTGGGAGCTTTATCATTTCTGTAATCTGTAATATACAGGAAGTAAGTTGAATTGCATTTCACTTGTAAGGACCGCTCTCATTACACTATATCCAATATGGATTACCTACCAAAGAGTGGTATATAAAGGAAAGAGGCAAAACATCACCCAGTAAGTGCTGTGGCATACATTTCAGAGAGTATACCATCCTTAGTTACATAAGGCTTCACCTTGCAATAAGTGGTCACACCACATTTAATCAACATGCACTTAAGCCTAAGTAACTTCAGA
The window above is part of the Toxotes jaculatrix isolate fToxJac2 chromosome 18, fToxJac2.pri, whole genome shotgun sequence genome. Proteins encoded here:
- the tmem184a gene encoding transmembrane protein 184A isoform X2 — encoded protein: MNISLEDMDLSAENNSIVHLPAPLLPEKSDISNMTIIRTSNGSIIEDQMFLNTVAAQTLSGIFVWSALLITCHQIYTHLRSYTVPNEQRYIIRILFIVPVYAFDSWLSLLFISNDQYYVYFDSIRDCYEAFVIYNFLSLSFEYLGGESAIMSEIRGKPIQSSCLYGTCCLVGMSYSIGFLRFCKQATLQFCVVKPIMAVITIILQAFGKYHDGDFNVNGGYLYITIIYNFSVSLALYALFLFFFATSDLLRPYEPVLKFLTIKSVIFLSFWQGMVLAILERCGVIPNALFIDGQEVGAGTVAAGWQNFIICIEMFFAAIALRYAFTCTVYQEKKNEVPENIPPMQSISSGLKETINPGDMVQDAIHNFSPAYQQYTQQSTQEVVQPSTNGKVATSNKSSRKSDKIMLITSDDEF
- the tmem184a gene encoding transmembrane protein 184A isoform X1 translates to MPTMNISLEDMDLSAENNSIVHLPAPLLPEKSDISNMTIIRTSNGSIIEDQMFLNTVAAQTLSGIFVWSALLITCHQIYTHLRSYTVPNEQRYIIRILFIVPVYAFDSWLSLLFISNDQYYVYFDSIRDCYEAFVIYNFLSLSFEYLGGESAIMSEIRGKPIQSSCLYGTCCLVGMSYSIGFLRFCKQATLQFCVVKPIMAVITIILQAFGKYHDGDFNVNGGYLYITIIYNFSVSLALYALFLFFFATSDLLRPYEPVLKFLTIKSVIFLSFWQGMVLAILERCGVIPNALFIDGQEVGAGTVAAGWQNFIICIEMFFAAIALRYAFTCTVYQEKKNEVPENIPPMQSISSGLKETINPGDMVQDAIHNFSPAYQQYTQQSTQEVVQPSTNGKVATSNKSSRKSDKIMLITSDDEF